In Fluviicola taffensis DSM 16823, the following are encoded in one genomic region:
- a CDS encoding outer membrane beta-barrel protein, with protein MKKNENKRLDQLLKDQLSEGTTPVPDFVWDKIEEELFPKKKRRGFFWWFFSGLCILIMGGLFGIAFSGQKAHSQNTVLSKNSASESLNTSVLSTKYPIRNMKFTTINPAKTKGCSQYREHATETTKHSDFGPNPVRKKHDTNTHQKTSKSFSKKHSKSKMTLSISSKDLLSKKTDPRPSSIKQNQKDLNNLNVPITDQNTTTHSTPENQEVEAKTESTLKSDSIINKSLSYSEILALIKRDSPENPNELKEEKRNSFFSLGIYGGPSLYSTATFKDYFSSGQLSNRTFASSGFELGLQARFKIGNRFRVYAGLAFNQKQTQFTYNLAITEADYFTYIANGKKIPLANIQDEGPNLCFLAKDVLVRYNIQSAFISLGTQFEVLKIGRFSAAADLRFSCNIYSSLTLKETKVLDIQQPNSENFSYFQPGAGLSLNYQLNQRISLGLSPFFSKQFYLKESFSRKMDELVIPVTVSFQF; from the coding sequence ATGAAAAAGAACGAAAACAAACGGTTGGACCAACTTCTGAAAGATCAGTTATCAGAAGGAACAACTCCTGTTCCAGATTTCGTATGGGACAAAATTGAAGAAGAACTTTTCCCAAAAAAGAAAAGACGGGGTTTCTTCTGGTGGTTTTTTAGCGGATTATGCATACTGATAATGGGTGGTTTATTTGGCATTGCTTTCTCTGGTCAAAAGGCGCATTCTCAAAACACCGTTCTTTCAAAGAATTCGGCTTCAGAATCCTTAAACACTTCTGTATTAAGCACAAAATATCCGATTCGTAACATGAAATTTACAACTATAAATCCCGCTAAAACAAAGGGCTGTTCGCAATATCGCGAACATGCAACTGAAACAACTAAACACTCCGATTTTGGTCCAAATCCCGTACGCAAGAAACACGATACCAATACCCATCAAAAAACGTCCAAATCCTTCTCTAAAAAACATTCCAAATCCAAAATGACATTATCCATTAGTTCAAAAGATTTGCTTTCTAAAAAAACAGATCCACGTCCTTCCTCCATAAAGCAAAATCAGAAAGACCTGAATAACTTGAATGTTCCGATAACCGATCAGAATACAACTACTCACTCAACTCCTGAAAACCAAGAGGTGGAAGCAAAAACTGAATCCACCCTAAAATCCGATTCAATAATCAATAAAAGTCTAAGCTATTCTGAAATCCTAGCTTTAATCAAACGAGATTCTCCCGAGAATCCGAACGAATTGAAAGAAGAAAAACGCAATTCGTTCTTCTCACTTGGAATTTACGGAGGTCCATCATTATATAGTACTGCTACTTTTAAAGATTATTTCTCTTCTGGACAATTGAGTAATCGCACCTTTGCTTCTTCTGGATTTGAACTTGGATTGCAAGCCCGTTTCAAAATCGGAAATCGTTTTCGGGTTTATGCCGGATTGGCTTTCAACCAAAAACAAACGCAATTCACATATAACTTGGCCATTACTGAAGCCGATTACTTCACCTATATTGCAAATGGTAAAAAAATACCTCTGGCAAATATTCAAGATGAAGGACCAAACCTCTGCTTTCTAGCAAAAGATGTGCTGGTTCGTTACAACATACAATCCGCTTTCATTTCTTTGGGAACCCAGTTTGAAGTTCTTAAAATTGGAAGATTTTCTGCCGCGGCTGATCTGAGATTTTCCTGCAATATCTACTCATCTCTCACACTCAAAGAAACCAAGGTTCTTGATATTCAACAACCCAATTCAGAAAATTTTAGTTATTTCCAACCGGGAGCAGGACTTTCTTTGAATTATCAATTGAATCAACGAATTTCTCTGGGATTATCTCCATTCTTCAGTAAACAATTCTATTTAAAGGAATCGTTTTCGCGAAAGATGGATGAATTGGTCATTCCAGTTACTGTTTCGTTCCAATTCTGA
- a CDS encoding RNA polymerase sigma factor: MADFSFYHSFLLKFSSIHIAVDVFQDSRDPEAFNAIYKMLSPKLYYVCLRYLKNDADAQDALQETFVTAYRKIDSFLGQGSFEGWIRRIAVNTCLSKLRIDKKQFEQEDYNLDKAQILSEEEEYLQKEETEAKLLRALKELPDGYRTIINLAILEDYSHREIGELLNITESTSRSQLSRAKAALKLKLEHE, translated from the coding sequence GTGGCGGATTTCTCTTTTTACCATTCATTCCTATTGAAATTCAGTTCTATCCATATAGCCGTTGATGTGTTTCAGGATTCTCGTGATCCTGAAGCATTCAATGCTATTTATAAAATGCTTTCACCTAAACTCTACTACGTGTGTCTCCGCTACCTGAAAAATGATGCGGATGCACAAGATGCTTTACAGGAAACTTTCGTTACAGCTTATCGAAAAATAGATTCCTTCCTTGGACAAGGAAGCTTTGAAGGCTGGATTCGCAGAATTGCTGTAAATACTTGTTTATCTAAACTTCGAATTGACAAAAAACAATTTGAACAAGAAGATTACAACCTAGATAAAGCGCAGATTCTGTCAGAAGAGGAAGAGTATCTTCAAAAAGAAGAAACGGAAGCCAAATTGCTTCGTGCATTAAAAGAACTGCCAGATGGATACCGAACCATCATTAATCTCGCTATTCTGGAGGATTATTCTCACCGTGAGATCGGTGAATTACTGAATATCACGGAAAGTACTTCCCGCTCTCAATTATCTAGGGCGAAAGCTGCATTGAAACTCAAACTGGAACACGAATGA